TCTGAGACAAACCCCCGCTGCCCACCTGCTGACACAGAGACCCATCAGCAAATGTTTGTGAGCTTCACACAGGCCAGGAAAGGGCAGCAAGGTAGCCTCATTATTTAAAGAAGTCAGATGGGGCCTTGGAGCCTTAATTATCCAGGGAGAGGCCTGGGTCCTACAGGAGAtccagaagaaggaaagaaagggggaGCAGGGGAGGAAGAGTAACAGTTGCAATcccaagcatttaaaaaatgttttgtattGATTCACTTTttattgtgctgggtcttcattgctgcgtgggctttctctagttgcagtaagtgggggctactctataGTTGAGGTGCAaggacttctcattgcggtggcttctctcattgcagagcgtgggctctagtgCCCTTGAGCTCCAGTAGTTgcggctcgtgggctcagtagctgtggcccacggGTTTCcttgccctgcagcctgtgggatcttccgggaccagagattgaacccatgtcccctgcactaacaggtggatgcttaaccactggaccaccaggcaagtctggAACCCCAAGCACTGCAATCCCATCCTCCCTTCTCCTGGTACCACAGTACCAGGACACAGAATGTTCTAGCCCCcactcctgcccctccccagtgGTCATAGCAATTTTCTACCTAGATTCCTGGCTCTTTGCTTGGCTTCATCACCGTCACTGTGTTTTCTTGCTTCCTCTGAGGCCTGGTCCCCAGCCTTTGTTGGGCTACTATCCACTGGGTACCTGCTCATGCTACATGCGGTCATGGCCCCACCTGGCTCATGTCTGAGGCTATTCAGGGTACACACTGCTGTCAGAGTGTGTGTGCCTGAGGGCTGTGGGTTCCTGAAACTTGTCATAGCAAAGAATGAGGCCATATCACCCACAATGAACTCCCTCTGGGTGTGAGTCTTGAAGGGCCCTTCTGTCCCCGTTCCCATGATATTCAGGATTCCCGATTTCTGATTTCCTGCTGGGCCAGAGTCAGCCTTGTGCGATTACCTCTCTCCATGATTTGGGGAAGGGTGAGGGTGCCGGATCCCCTGGCTGTGGGAAATGGTTTAACACGTGCCACTCCCGGACCCCAAAAACCTGTCTGTTTGACACCTCCTGCTGAGCGGTATCGCAGCCTCTCAGCACTCCTCAAACCAGCTTCCTCCATCTTCTCCTCTCTGCCTGAGCGTTCTGCTGAACAACCACCTCTCGGCAAGAAGGAAGagacagccccccacccccctgacTCCCCTACCCCAATGTGTgcgtgataagtcgcttcagtcggaccctgcgtgaccccatgggctgaagcccaccaggctcctttgtccatgggaatctccaggcaagaatactggagtgggttgccatgccctcctccaggggatcaaatccaggtctcttacatctcctgcattggcaggcggattccttaccactagtgccacctgggaagcacctccccccaacccccccaccccagccatccTTCTCTAAACCTGGTTCAGGGGATGGGGGCTCTGGAGTCCAAGGGACACATCTCTCTGTGTTGACTTTAACCTGTCAACCTAGATGCTTTAGCCAGCAGGTCTTGAGTGGTCCTGGGCCAGGTAGGCTGGCTGCACTGAAGCCCTCCGCTGGGCGGTGGGACTGCCAGGCTCCCACCATGAGGTAGATGGAGTCCAGCCTAGTCCCACTGACTGCCAAACCCTGCACCTCTGCTTCTGTCTCCATTGCTTTGTTCTGCATGAAGACAGCTCATCTCACTGCTTTCTCCTTAACTCCTGCTGAATTTCAGGATAAATCAAAGGGTTGTAGTCAATGACGATGTTGGAAATAGCTCCCAGTACGGATAGAGAACTCGATAGGCTTGAGGCTGTCAAGAACTTTGGAAGGAGGCAAGACCTGAAGAAGGGTAAGGAGGAGTGTCTGAGTCTCTGCTGGGGCACAGAGAGGAACTGCCTTGAAGTCCTGGAATATGAGGGTCTCTGGTCTTCTTTCGAAACTGCTCTCTGAAGCCCATCCAGCATGTGCAGAATACATGGCCTTGTAAGGGGGACACAGAAGGCCTGCCTCCAGGAGTTTGCCCTGTACTGAGGCCATGGACATCCCGGCCTGAGTGATGTAATAAAGGCACTTGTGacaaaagaagagagaatggaCTGGGATGGCCCAAAAGTTTGTTCAGCTTTTCCCATAAAATagtacagaaaaacctgaacaaacttttaaGCCAACCCAATAATTCCAAACAGAAGAGTTAGGAAGGACATAGGAAGGTGGGATTGAGTGGGGCATTGAGAAAAGCATAGGAACAGGTAAGCTTTTGCAAGAAAAGACTCCTCAGCAAAAGGAAGAATTTTAGACACAGGACTATATTGGAGTGATGGGGGCAGGCAGTCAGGAGGACGATGAACCTGGAGAGGAATAAAGCTgtgaagaggaagagataaggtTTGAAAGGTCAGGGAAATATACATTTTGCAGCAATGCAGAGGTCCTGTAGGGGCGTTTGGACCTCACCCCACTTCCCACGTGCCCCTAGCagtacccgcctgccaatgcagaagacacgagacgcagttttgatccctgggtcgagaagatcccttggaggagggcatggcaatccactccagtattctcgcctggagaatcccagggacagagaagcctggcgggctaccgtccagagggtcacaaagagtcagacatgactaaagtgacttggcacactGGCACTACGAGCTTATGGCTTTTGAATGAAAGCAAAAGCATATTCTTAAACAAAATCTAGTATGTGAAACGCTACATGAGACAAGGGTGTCCTGGTTTCAAGGAGACTCTCTCCTTgccctccaccccatccctggTAAAACCTGCAAAGAAAGTTATGGACTCATCCCCTATGGGATGCCCTCCAATTAGTTCTGAAATTGAGTGATGTAAGGTAAACATCTCTCCCTAAGAGAACATACAGATAAACCTCATCTGGTTTTGAGCGCTGCATTGTAGTCTGCTGTGTGAATGCATGGATGTTGGCGTCTTCCAAACTTCTATTGAGGAACTTGATTCCAAACATGACTTTTTCTTATAATTTGCTTTGCTATTAAATAAgactaacacattttaaatcaactattctccaataaattttttaagtattaaacTGATAAGAAAAAATCACTGCTTAGAGGTAACAGGGAACAGTAAAAGATTTTAAGCAGGACACTGATGTAATGAGGTTCGTGGGTTGGAAAATTCATCCTGCCCTCTGTGTAGGAGCTGGACAAGAGTGGAGAAGTTAGTGGAATTGGGACTGTGGGGAGACAGTAGACCTCAGCATGAGCGTGAAGAAGGGCTAGAGCTTTGGTCTGGGCGAGCCTATGGCTCTGCCACTAAACTTATGTATCCCCCCAACCCCTTCTTCCAGAACCACCTGCCCCAGGAACCAGAAGGAAAGACCCAGGCTGGGGAATGGGTCTTCCCACCATTGAGAGCGAGTGGATGACCCCCAGCTGGGGTCCTGGCTAGCAGTGCAGCCACCCCCGCTTGTGGGGGGACCCTCACTGTCCAGGAAGGAGGGCACCCAGAGCCTGGGTGCCGAGTCCCTGCTCCCATCCTCTCTCTCCCAGGGGTTCATCATTTCTAGAAATGTCTTTTTGAGCCCACATAAGTTGGTTATAAGTGGTTTTGAAATGCCGTGGAGGGGGGTCTGGTTAGGGGAGGGGTAGGAAGAACAGAGCTGGGAAGTGAGGAGGAGCAGGTGCAGGGGGACAGCTGTGAGTGAAAGGTATGAAAACAGGCACCCTGCCTTCCTTTGCGGTTTGCTCAGTAAACAACCTGAGTGCTggcagggcgggggaggggggggtgcagggaggggggaggagtgAGCTTCCGGAAACAGAGTGGGCACACTTCACTTGGAGCCCTCCCcagtcccccaccaccatcacccctgCCGCAGGTAttcacccccactccccaccaccccTGTGCCTCCCTTACTTCCTCCTATCACTCTCCTCTGCCTCTGGGCCCTCTGCTTCCGAAGTGGGAAGGGCGCAGAGTAGCAGGCAGGGCAGCCCAGGCATTGCCGTGTATTGGTGGAAGTTACATCAACATGGGTTCAAGCAGACCCGCTCTCTAGCAAGACATCGGTGAAACAGATATTACATACCTGAGCTTGTTGTGCATGTTAAACAAAACAAGGGGCTCCCACAACAATTTCAGTTATAAGGAAGGCACTCAGGAAAAAGGGGACAAAATGAGAGGAAGCCAACAGCCCATATCAGCATTCAGCCCTTCAGCAGGATCCTGGGCtttagtagggcttcccaggtggctcagtgtaaagaacccacctgccaatgcaggagccacaggagatgcaggttccatccctgagtcaggaagatcccctggagaaggaaatggcaacccactccagcattcttgcctgggaaatcccatggacagaggagcctggcgggctacagtccacggggtcacaaagagtcggacacgactaagcgattgagcacacacgcacgcaggCTTTAGTGCCCTCTGTCCTGTCCAGAACTGGAACTCCTTATCCCAACTAGATTCATTCCCCAAATGGAAGTCCTGATCCCAGTCCTCCGAGCCTTCAGCCTTCCACACCTGAGGACTCAGGAATGAGAAATGACTTACAGGTGCACAGCCCTCCAGAGTTCATATTCCCACGCCACGTTCCCTCTTTAGTCTTTGTTTTATTAGTCGAAAACTAAAGTTGGAAAGGGCAAAGTGATTTGTTGGAGGAACATGAAGGCAAACTGGGATTTGATCTGTGGGCGGCCTGGAGGCACAGGGACAAGAGCAGTTAGCTTGCAGGGTTGGCGGGAGAGGGGAACAGGATAACTCTATCAGGGAGTCAGGATCCCTCTCCGAGAGGAAAGACTGGTTCTCAGTTTCTGCTCTCCTGTCTCCTTGTCCTTGAAGTACAAGGAATTAGGGAGCTACAATGACAGTACGGAGACCCCCATAAAGGAAAACCATCTCTGCCTCACCGTCGAGGGGCCTCTGCTGACCTCCTTCAAGGCCGTGTTCATGCCCGTGGCCTATGGCCTCATCTTCCTCCTCGGTGTGATGGGCAACATTCTGGTCCTGGTGATCCTGGAGCGTCACCGGCAGACGCGCAGCTCCACTGAGACCTTCCTGTTTCACCTGGCGGTGGCAGACCTTCTCCTGGTCTTCATCCTGCCCTTCGCCGTGGCCGAGAGCTCCGTGGGCTGGGTCCTGGGCACCTTCCTCTGCAAAACCGTGATTTCTCTGCACAAGATCAACTTCTACTGCAGCAGCCTGCTCCTGGCCTGCATCGCCGTGGACCGCTACCTGGCCATCGTCCACGCCGTCCATGCCTACCGCCACCGCCGCCTCCTCTCCATCCATATCACCTGTGCGACCATCTGGCTGGCCGGCTTCTTCTTTGCCTTGCCGGAGATCCTCTTCGCCAAGGTCAGTGAACCCCATTACAATGACTCCCTGCCGCACTGCACCTTCTCCCAGGAGAACCAAGCCGAAACCAACGCCTGGTTCACCTCTCGCTTTCTCTACCACATTGGAGGATTCCTGCTGCCGATGCTGGTGATGG
This portion of the Bos taurus isolate L1 Dominette 01449 registration number 42190680 breed Hereford chromosome 15, ARS-UCD2.0, whole genome shotgun sequence genome encodes:
- the CXCR5 gene encoding C-X-C chemokine receptor type 5 (The RefSeq protein has 1 substitution compared to this genomic sequence); protein product: MNYPLTLDMDLMNYNLEDLYKELGSYNDSTETPIKENHLCLTVEGPLLTSFKAVFMPVAYGLIFLLGVMGNILVLVILERHRQTRSSTETFLFHLAVADLLLVFILPFAVAESSVGWVLGTFLCKTVISLHKINFYCSSLLLACIAVDRYLAIVHAVHAYRHRRLLSIHITCATIWLAGFFFALPEILFAKVSEPHYNDSLPHCTFSQENQAETNAWFTSRFLYHIGGFLLPMLVMAWCYVGVVHRLCQAQRRPQRQKAVRVAILVTSVFFLCWSPYQVVIFLDTLARLKMLGSSCELDGYLSMAITMSEFLGLAHCCLNPMLYTFAGVKFRSYLSRLLTKLGCPGPASLCQFFPSWRKSSLSESENATSLTTF